One Pempheris klunzingeri isolate RE-2024b unplaced genomic scaffold, fPemKlu1.hap1 Scaffold_335, whole genome shotgun sequence genomic window, ttgggatgttttttttcatccctcCTGTTCTTGTAAATGTGAACTTCAGTGTGTTTACGTCTCTTTACAAAGGTTTTAACTAAACATCATAAACCTGATGATTTGTTACAGAGATGCTGAACCACACTGCATTAGCTTCAGACAGGTGAACCTGATGAAATCTCAGCACGgccaggtgaaggaggagagtgaCGTCAGCAGCGAGGACTCACCTGGGACCTCTGGTCTGTTCTTTAAGATGGGagctaaaagacaaaacagaacaCGTGTTAGACTGCTTGTGAAACACCAGCTGCTCAGACAGGAAGTTTGTCTGCGACAGACTGCTGGAACTGAAGAAATGAGCCGACGTCTTTAGCCGTTTCCTCAACTCACCGACAACAAGCTTAATGTGGAACACGTGGCCTTGAAGACgtggaaaagcacaggtgtagtCTCCGCCGTCCTCCACCCTTGTGTTCCTGATGATTATGGACGCGTTGCCGTGTTTCAGCTGGTCCTGAAAATGAAAGACCCGACCTTTGAACTGCACATCTTGACCCGAGCGGCCGCTGTTGTACTCGTCGGCTGCATCGTACAGGAACACGTTGCGGCCATCTTTCTTCCAGTCAAACAGCTCTGACTGGATGTTCTGCTCGGTGCTGAGGGAGCAGGGTAACAAAGCATCGCCGTCCTCTTTCACCACCACtctggtgacctctgaccctggaggacaaacacacgTATGAATCAGAGTAGAAAGAAAGTCAGAGAACATCTACGAGCCACCAACAATCACTCAGAGACACCAGTTCATGAGCAGTTCAGTGAGCAGTTGGATTTCTCCTCTGCCGTCTCATTTCTGGTTGTGTTTCAGACTCGGTTAATTAGTAAATGTAGGTTAACGCTGCTGCTCTCCAGTAGAAATGAGACTGAATGTAAACTGTTTCAGCCCCTGTTGGCGCGACAGCTCTTATCATTTATCACCCACATTCAAACACGACACCACAAACATCACTGGTtgataaaatgtgtgtgggagagagaggagaaggacgagacacacacaggtgaaagATTCACTGTTTTCTATGTCAGTGAGGCCCAATAGATGAACTACAATAAACCTGTTAACCAGTAATTACCCaggaatcactgctgcaggggAAGAAGCTCATATTTGTgttaatgaggaaaataaagaggaaaatatgAATCTAAATGAGTCTGAAGCTGATTTTGTCCAgttgtgttgtgtctgcaggcagaaagaaagagagcttGATGTGACCGAGCTgttagtttgtgtcagtgttccTGCAGAGTCTGACCGGCTGCGTCTGAAACATGAAAACCTTTCTGCGTCACTGTGCTTCCTGCTTGGGTTTGTTCACAGCCAGCTTCAGGTAGCAGCCACACGGATGTTACACCTcagcagaaacaagaaaagagtCCAGAGGCACACAGTCGGTGCAGCTTTCACTTCAGCTCTCAGAGGAAGAGCTTCTGAGGAAGAGTGGTGCTTCTGCACATCAGTGCAGCTTCAGACAGGATGGAGACGACgcccgcccacacacacacacacacacacacacacacacacacacacacacacacacacacacacacactgcagcagcactgacgcCACATTTAAAGTTATAAACCACCTCTACGACAGCTGCTGATGATACTGAGCAGGTCTGGTTTTCGGCTGTAGTCAATCACAGGGATGCTGTGATCACATGTCAATGAGTTTTAGTATCGATCCTAATGATTGGATACAGATGACGTCATACTGCGCTGATGGTCTTTATATTTCCTCACagtgtctcagtgtttcctgcccACTAAACTACACAGCAGCCTCACCAGTGTTCCCGCTCTCTGGTTGCTCTAAATGCAGAATAAAGGCAGAAGCCGCTTCACTGAGTCACTCTTTACTTTTCTTACCGTTTCCATCCGCGACTGCAGAGCAGCTCAGGAGACAGAGACACGCGACAGGAAGAAGCTGCATGATTCTGCTGAGAGGATCCAACATGTCAACACTTCACAGTGTCTTCTGAACGAGGCTGCAGCCGCTCCTCACCACTCATTGGTCCAGCAGCACTTTGGGTTTGTCAGCTTCAGCGGGCGGCACCACTTCCGGCTCACcgccttcacaataaaagcgtCTCCTCATGCGTTGACGATGACTCGTGAATTCAGCAGTGAAACTATGATGAGAAAtatcagctgcagcagttatTAAACCACGGATGAGTTTTAACTATCACTTACATTTATTGCTTCAGATACAGAATGTCAGAAACACCTCCCTGGGAAGGTTTTTCATCTTTGTAGAGATCTGAACTGGAAGTTTTTCCTTGTAGGAGTTCAGTAATACAGTTGTGGATGGCTGAAGCTGAAAGTACACATGAAAGGTAAAAGTGAGGTCATGTGTCCTTGGAAGAAAGATGCTGGATTCATGattaaagacaaacataaaacaataaagtttcCACTCAGCTGTGACTCCGCCTGCTTGGAAAAAGGTAAAGTGCAGCCACATGGAAGTGGACTGGTTCAGGTTCAGTCCCACCTGCTGCCCAGTGTGCCCCTCTTCTGGGGTTTTTACTGTTCAGGAGCTGCACACCTCGGCCTCCAGTCACGTCAGCTTTATTCACTGAGGCTTATATCTTTATATCTGTGCAGCACAACTGTCAGTTTGCAGGCCGCTGCACACAAATGCTAAAACACCAGAAGGCAACAGGTAATGAACGAAACTATCTATTATCCAAGAAATCCAAAactaataataagaaaaagcacaaactCCAGGGTTACATGACCACAACGTGACAAGAAACAGTGGGAAGCACACAGGTgttcagaaagagagaagctacacacacaccaacacacctgagtttaaaataaaggagaaacctgagaaagagcagcagaggagggtggATGCAGCTGGTGCTGTTGGTGCAGAGCAAGAAAACTACAGCTGAACTTTGAGCTAAATTCAGGTGGTGGGGACAAACTACTGTAGGATATTAAATGAAAATCCCACCCTGAAGTGGCAGACACTCCCACCTTTGATATTTCCTGACAGGTATCAGTCCCACACAATGGCTGCTGTGTTGCAACCTGCTGTTTGATTTGGAGAAGAGTCACTTCAGGTGCTTCTTAATAACCACCTGCACTTCTGACAGCATCTTATTCAACCACTCATGTGTTTCAGCTGTCAATTACAGTTGAAGAGTGAGAGTTGCTTCAGGCGCAGaatctcactcacacacacacacacacacacacacacacacacacacacacttatgtgtctctgtctcagtggGAACTTCCCACTGACACTGTGTTCACCAAAAAAATACTAACATCCCTGATACTGAGCAAATGAGCCTCCAAGAGCCCGCGAGACGACGTGACATCGCGAGACTACAAAGGCTCCGCGAGATCCAGCGGTGCTGCTTCGTCTGAGCCCGGAGAGTCTCCGAGGACAGAGTCCAGAGTCAGAGCAGGACTACACGGTCCAGCAGGAACCACGGAGACCTGCGGGAcgatggagaagcagaagccggagctcagaagacaaacaggctcGTCCTCTGATAGCACCGATgttcaggtcagtgttcatgacttCAGCACGAGACCAAGACACGAGGAACAGGCTCAGGGGTCCGCGTGGCTttcgtctcttttctttgtcttgatggatttctgcattttctctgtgagcGAGTGAActcagcaacaatagaacaacaaatgtcctcactcaaagaacactttttactccttttagcgctcttttacttccttttaCAAATGAAACGTACTGACCAACATTTTGAGATCACAAGTGAAGCTGGCgccaaagaaaatgtgctgcCGCCTGTTTGTCCGATAGAAGAACTCCAAAAGTTCATTCCAATGTGCGCAAATCAAAGGGGAGGCGTCCCAGAGCGGCTCCAGACTGGAGAGACTGGACACAGCAGAGTGGAAGGGATGTTTGTGAAATACAAGTTGAAAGTGAATGTTGAGAAATCCTCAAAGTGACTTTCAgaccacagaaagtcagagggattCAGCCCTGATGCTTTTGCCCCCAAGAGgctacaaacaaacatctgctcactgtctctttgtcgCCGACATGGACACTAAACTGTCGGTGACTGTGGTATAATTTTCAATGAGACAAGTGTTGTGCTAAAGGAATAAGATTGCAAAAACTGCTAGATATTGATTAAGAAGCACTATGCTGAGGCTGACTGTGTTATGTGTGGTGTGTTGTTATAAAAGCAGAGTAGGAAAAATGTGATGAAGCtcatttacagtgtgtttcatgTAATCCTCATTACACCATCTGTCATCTTTATGTAACCTCCACTGCATCACGTGTAACTCTTATGTAATCATATATGCCTTCACAGTAAACCTcgttattttttcttttaaaaaaaggcaaccAGAGGAAATTGAGAAATGAGGTTGTAATGAACCGAAGAtaacttaattaaaaataaagaataggATAGAGAACAGAACAAAGCTAGAAGTTAATGGTGACAAATGAATGGAGCATAGCATAAAAAAAATAGGACATGTGTGGACATAACTCTGTTATCCTGGAGATAAGGGGGCCTTTGTTTGCAGAGGACAGAGTATCTGTTGCATGGAACATTGAaacataatggtgtaatgtttaATGGTTGCAGAAATAGACAACCAATGAGAAGGCTTAGTTGATGGGGTGATAGATGGAGCATTAGGGCCTCCAGGGAATATAAGCAGGAAGACTGTCCAGTGGAGCTCAGAGCTCTCTGGTTGTATGTAATGTACACGTGAGAAGTCTCTCTCTTTACTGCCGGCATCAAACACCTCGCTGCACTTGTGCTCCTGGTGGTTTTTGACCACCTCTAAGCAGTTGTTAACTGACTTCTGCTCTGTGAATGTCTTTAGAGGTCTGTGCCTCCCCAGGCTCCTGCAGTTGGTTGTCACAGCTGGTACTGCATTAGTCAGCCTGGACTCTGGGTTATGTTGCATAGACATGCACCAAATGTGATTCATGGTTCTAGATAGCTCGTTCCACCATGACGTctcatttactctctctttgttgtgtgtctgttgctatagaaacgcagaggaagagatggacccACTTGTCAccgctgtcagcactgtgacaaatccttcacaacacgaaatgatttaaaggttcaTCAGAGATTTCATTTGGGAGAGAAACTacacagctgtgaccagtgtgggaaaactttcagtcagtcaggtcaCTTAAGGAAgcatcaacgcattcacactggagagaaaccgtacagctgtgaccaatgtgggaaaactttcagtgaatcagctaacttaaggatccatcaacgcattcacactggagagaaaccgtatagctgtgaccagtgtgggaaaactttcactcaatcagctagcttaaggagacatcaacgcattcacactggagagaaaccgtgtagctgtgaccagtgtgggaaaacgtTCGCTCGATCAGCTCACTTAAGgagacatcaacgcattcacactggagagaaaccatatagctgtgaccagtgtgggaaagctttcactcaATCAGCTCACTTAAGGAaccatcaacgcattcacactggagagaaaccgtatagctgtgaccagtgtgggaaaactttcaccgaatcagctagcttaaggagccatcaacacattcacactggggagaaaccgtatagctgtgaccagtgtgggaaaactttcactgaATCAGCTCACTTAAagagccatcaacgcattcacactggagagaaaccgtatagctgtgaccaatgtgggaaagctttcactcaGTCAGCCAGcttaaggatccatcaacgcattcacactggagagaaaccgtatagctgtgaccaatgtgggaaagctttcactgcaTCAGCTAGcttaaggatccatcaacgcattcacactggagagaaaccgtatagctgtgaccaatgtgggaaagctttcactgcaTCAGCTAGcttaaggatccatcaacgcattcacactggagagaaaccgtatagctgtgaccaatgtgggaaagctttcactgcatcagctagcttaaggagccatcaacgcattcacactggagagaaaccgtatagctgtgatcagtgtgggaaaactttcactcaCTCAACTCACTTTAGgagacatcaacgcattcacactggagagaaaccatatAGCTGTGAacaatgtgggaaagctttcactcaGTCAACTACCTTAAATatccatcaacgcattcacactggagagaaaccattttggtgtgaccagtgtgggaaaacttttaCTTCGCAGAGTGGCCTTAGATCccaccaaaacactcacacttcatTGTTTTGAACATCTATCAGAGAATAgtcagctgtttcctcttgccCCCTCCCCATGCCCTGATTGCTGTGTTGTTATATTCTGAGCTTCTCTACAAACAGAGGGATGGCCCAAGACAGCGTCCTCATTTTcttaacagcatgtgtgttgttgtggctATGACTACATCCTGAAAACATGTCCATCACTGCTGAAAAAAGTCCAGGGTGATGTTAAtgaattgcttgttttattgctttgttttgttatattgtttgatttttttagtttatcaCATGAGACAAATAAAGAGGCAGATCTTCATAAATGAGGACTGGAACTTGTACTTTCAAAATGACCTGGAACAATTTGTGGGTAATTAAAGTCATTGTTGACTCTTTTACATCAAGTCACTAATTAATtagttgtttcagctctgctttcatctgtaTCCCAGCAGGAATCAGGAATCTTTGTTATCATTATACAAAAGTACAATCAAATTGTATGCAATCCTATTCAGTGCAAATAAAGCAAACTTTgacataaataaagatgataataaatcaaatcaaagattaaaagatttaaaatggatGGCACAAGGTAGAATACTGCACAGGTTAGTGAGAAGAAGAGGCATGCCCTTCAGTGTTCATATATTATTGTGatttttcagtctggttttggCTTTTATTGTCCTGTACCGTCTCCCTGAAGGTTACAGTTGGAACAGGTGATGTGCTGGATGGGGTGAGTCTTTCAGGATGCTTTCTGTGGCAGCAGGATCTGTACAGCTTCTCTATGGAGAGGAGAGCACAGCACTGTCTACTACTCTGTTATCTCAATCTATCCTCCCTCTGATTCTGAGTTTTTCATTCTGCTGTCTATCTTATTACCCACAATGCCCAGATGAGCAGGAAGCCTCAAAGAAATTTCACAGTGAATTTAATATCATGTTACTGGATTTTTTGATCCATCAGTAGGAACCTGCACATTTACTCTGTGTATTTAGGTTCTTTTTGACCATAAAACTCACTAAAtctgcacttttatttcatttaaccTGAAGTGGTTTCAAATCCACCAACAGTGTTTCCGCTCACCACACAAGGATTATAGATCCTAGAACAGCTGGACTCCTTTTCATGAATACATTTGATagtacaggtgtacctaataaagtgaaACATGAGATCCTGATCTGAGTGACTGAGCAGCTGTGAAAAACTGATCTGTGTCTGTACACTGGGCCTTTGTGgtatttcagctttaaagagAAATGTTAGTTTTAGGACAGCAGGAGGCGCCGTGTTATTAAGAAAAGATGCTGAAGCAAATGTCTTCTTTCAGAAGTGAAAGCACAGGcagggagcagagggggggggcacagtcATGGGCTGATGAGATTTGAGTTTCAGTCAGCTCAGATGAAGAAGATGCAGTTTGTCGCAGCAGAGCGGCTTGGTTTTGTTACTGACTGTCCTGTTTTATACCGTCATTGAAGGTTAACTCCTCACTTCGCTTAACTGGCCAGTCAGGGCCACGAGTCACCAacatctgcttcagtttgacatcacagagcaaaaggatCTCCGTCACTCAGCCAGTCTAAAGACAGGCCCGACCTAACGGCTGTTCCAGGCCTTTGTCGTGGCTCAGGAAAAGTTTGGTCTCTTTTTGAACTGGAGCCTCTGCAGATGAATTGATCTGATGTTAAGATCTACTAAGGTTAATAACTAAATCCAATAcatccctgtttgtgttttcttcaccGCCATGTTGACTGTAAAGCTTGTGGTTCTTACTGCGTGCGATGAGAATAAAACCTCATGTCTGTATCGAAAACAGgcaaatattttcctttaaattcacTCTTGACACAAAAGAGTTGTTGTTAtgttaaataaatcagaaagTGAAGAATGACTCAATGGGCCTTAAatgtgagctgctgcttttggcTCTGCTTGCGAGCTGACCGTCCAGCAGGCAGATTGAATTAAAGGGCGGCCGCTCTacgttctgctgctgtgtgagcgTGTGGGTATGGAAGTCTGAGCGTATTACATAACATCCTCCGCTCTTGGTCTCGGTCTCGTCGGTCGGGGACACTTGCTGCATTGTCAGCAGCTCGGTCTCCCAGAGTTTCTGCCCATATCtgcagggagaaagaaaagccaaagaaaacaagctgcagctccacagatgTATACGTTACTGTGTTTATTGAGACAGAAGAACTGCTGCCCCTCTGTCTTCTTCCTGACTCCTGCTTCACTCTTCCTGCCACACTAAAAGCTTTTTACTAAGCCCATAGGATGCCTACTTGTTGGTCACTTTCACCATCACCAAAGTGACTCTAACATCAGCCGTTTGTCTTTACTGAGAACCATCATTTATGAAGTGTCGGGGGCAGCTCCCAgcattcaacagaaaatgatttgTAGCGACACATTTGTCCATA contains:
- the LOC139225516 gene encoding zinc finger protein 271-like, with translation MEKQKPELRRQTGSSSDSTDVQKRRGRDGPTCHRCQHCDKSFTTRNDLKVHQRFHLGEKLHSCDQCGKTFSQSGHLRKHQRIHTGEKPYSCDQCGKTFSESANLRIHQRIHTGEKPYSCDQCGKTFTQSASLRRHQRIHTGEKPCSCDQCGKTFARSAHLRRHQRIHTGEKPYSCDQCGKAFTQSAHLRNHQRIHTGEKPYSCDQCGKTFTESASLRSHQHIHTGEKPYSCDQCGKTFTESAHLKSHQRIHTGEKPYSCDQCGKAFTQSASLRIHQRIHTGEKPYSCDQCGKTFSESANLRIHQRIHTGEKPYSCDQCGKTFSQSASFRIHQRIHTGEKPYSCDQCGKAFTASASLKSHQRIHTGEKPYSCDQCGKAFTASGHLRSHQRIHTGEKPYSCDQCGKTFSKSANLRIHQRIHTGEKPYSCEQCGKAFTQSTTLNIHQRIHTGEKPFWCDQCGKTFTSQSGLRSHQNTHTSLL